ttactctATTAACTTAAAACAAGTTAAATATATTACAACCACCGTCTAaatatgacaaatgtatggttaaaCAGTCAACAAAATGTAAACTTCTTTTTCCTGtccatttatatataaaatatacagAAAAAATCTGTATCATAATTTGTTATAATTGATATATAAATCTATAAATAAAATGGGGAGGGGATAGACATTACACGCATACCATTTAATATGTAATGTTATGTATGATGtttgatttatgaaattttaatttgatttttaaaaattacaataatatcGTTAAATTAGTAGTGTTTTACGTTGgatattatttacaaaaataattatattaatttaataaaaaaataaatatatatataattgaataaaaataaaatatataaaagataatattagttttatgtttataattgtactaaataaatttttatatattaaattgtacATTAAAGCTAAATTTAcgaagaaatttatttttttatggcgAAACACTCAACACCCAAGATTTCTTTTTGGGTATCCaagaataatttttataaatatatacattggTCATTGATTATGGGTCACGTAAACAGATTCGACTTTTGTGGGTTTTTTAATTCTCTATtagaacttttttcaatttctttactaGTATCCCTTAAAACAttgatatgataaaaaaaaaattgctgTATTGAGAGGAGAGTATaacctaaaaataaatactcttaattattttaattggttAGGGGTATGACTTAAGGAGAAgcgaaatcaaaaaaaaaaaattaggggcgaaattaaattatatatttttacaataattaaaatgtaattttacatttttaataacttatatctttataatttttaaaggattaaatcaaaattttatcgtttagggACACCAAAGTGTAATTTAATcgttactattttaaaattttataaattataaaggtgcctaaataaaaaatttccattttagggCCCAAGTCTCTTGCTAGTTCTTGGACTTAAGtgataaaaaatctataaaaaaattgtgatagtgagtagtaagATTCAAATCAAATATGATGGTGTGGGAGTTGTGTCCTTTTCTATTCATTTATAGTATGTGGAAAGTATCTATAGAGAAGAATAAAATACTTTGTTATAGTTgatatataaatgtataaataGAAAGGGGGACATACAATAAAGGCATATCCATTAGGTTAATTGATTAAGAAGAATGAATCATTTAGCAGAAACTCTTCTTATAGTCCTTGTAATTTTTCCCCTTTTACATTCTATTTTACATCTTGAAACATGGCAAAGGACAAGGGGAAACCTTTCCTGGTCCTCGACCCTTGCCAATCATTGGGAACCTCCACATGTTAGGCATGCTTCCACATCGATCCCTTTATCACTTGGCTAAAAAACATGGTCCTATAATGTCCATAAGGCTAGGCTCTGTGCCAACTATTGTCGTTTCATCCCCTCAAGCAGCTGAGATGTTTCTTAAGACACATGACGATGTTTTCGCAAGCAGACCAAAACTTCAAGTGCTACAATCAATTTACAATGGAAAAAAGGGAATAGCATTCACAGAACATGAATCATATTGGTGCAGTGTAAGGAAGCTTTGTAGTCAACAACTTTTTACTGTATCAAAAATTGAATCGTTTGCTCCTTCGAGGAAGGAGTTGCTAACGCATTTCATTGAATCTTTGAAGAAAGCAGCAACAACAAAGGAAGTGGTTAACATTAGTAAGATGGTGGGGAATCTTAATGAAAAGATGACTCTAAAAATGATTTTGGGGCTTGTGGAGAAGTATGAGGAATTTAACCTTCAGGAGCTTATTGAAGATGTAACAGccctattttgaccctagtcgggaagtggttttgtaacaccccgaacccgaaaccgacaccggggtcgaacacgaggtgttaactgactttaaccccttataaaatttattttccagacactgcccaatctgtgtactagtcgttttaaaaatcatatcttgagtttcgtaactcgaaaatcagttttgtgttttttcccaaaaactagactcatgtgcccatctatgtatttttttctagaatttttggtcgggccaattagtacagtttattagtcaaagtctcccatgttgcaggggtcgactacactgacctttgcccattacgacctggatatctccctgcacggggcttcaatactgatgccgtttgtttttgtgaaaactagactcagagaggaatctgtacatatatggtacaacccctaattatctctggttaatttataatgaatttccaaagtcggagcagggaatccagaaaccgttctggccctgtcccagaaaaatctgattatctcttaatatactgcccatatgatcttttcgttacttcctcatgaaaacagactcatcgagcttcgattacataatttattcatcaattaattccactcctactatttttagtgatttttcaatctcatgacactgctgctgccagcatctgttacgaaagtaactaggtccatttcatgcctacccttgatccaactcaatcgaacattcgtgccattttcgcatggcttaaagtttacatgccaaagttcaaacacaacgtaatagcttatacatgccaaaatgttcttctaagccaactaagaagaaagtaccaaaacttgctatccggtgtgatgacttcgatgacggcctgaccccgcaaaaaatagatgagtccaagcaacctataatgggtgacaaggaaacaccgagtgagtttataactcagtaagtcataagcaatgcactaccatccatcaataacattatcacaagaggaaacaaaatggaacgagacaatttactccatccataccgaaccatacaatagttcctccaacctatcgattcagtttcatatcaattcatgc
This window of the Gossypium hirsutum isolate 1008001.06 chromosome A09, Gossypium_hirsutum_v2.1, whole genome shotgun sequence genome carries:
- the LOC107933935 gene encoding cytochrome P450 CYP736A12-like, producing MSIRLGSVPTIVVSSPQAAEMFLKTHDDVFASRPKLQVLQSIYNGKKGIAFTEHESYWCSVRKLCSQQLFTVSKIESFAPSRKELLTHFIESLKKAATTKEVVNISKMVGNLNEKMTLKMILGLVEKYEEFNLQELIEDVTALF